The nucleotide sequence GTATATTATTCTCTCCTCCATCCCATGTCCTTGTCCAATTCTCATTAGCCCAACACATCATAAAAGGGAAATCCTCGTTAGAGTTCTTTAGTTTTCTATCCAAAGGTTCATGAAGTACTCTTTTACCATTAAACCAATAATGATAATAACAAAAACCATGAATACCATAATCTTTAGCCATTTGTTCTTGAGCCATTCTTGCTTCATCCAAACGCAAATCATAAAAACCTAAATCAGCAGGTAAATGCGGTTGATAATGCCCTTCAAAACGTGGTTTTGCTTTAGCTACATTCGTCCATTCTGTAAAACCTTTTCCCCACCATGCATCATTTTCAGCTATAGGATGAAACTGCGGTAAATAAATCGCTATAGGCTTTATTTTATTCATTAATTTAAATTCAAGTTTTTTATTAAAGTTTCAAATTCATTATACACATATTGTTTATTTGAATGTGTATCTAATAAAAAATGTTTTGCATTTTCTCCTTTTTGTTTTCTATACGATTCATCATCATAAAACTTCAAAATAGAAGAAACAATTGCTTGAATATCTAAAAATGGGACCACAATTCCACCATCTGATTTATTAATAAAATCTTTACTACCACAAACCTCATCAAAACAAATAGACGGTTTAGCATAACTAGCTGCTTCTAACACTACTAAGGGGTAAGGATCTTCTCTCGAAGTTAGTAACAATAAATCAATCACATCATAAAAAGTAGCCATATTATCTGACGTAAATTCAAAAAAAACTTTACCCCCTAAATTTGCTTTTTCTAATTGGTATTGAAGTCTTTCTAATTCAATTCCTTTATAAGCACCTTTCCATTTGAAAACAATAGAAATATCAGGTCTTAACAAAAACAATTGCGTTGCCACTTGCACAAATAAATCGGGACCTTTCCTCCAGTCTATTGTACCGCATCCTCCAATAATAAACTGATCGTGATGTAAATTCGTTCCAGATACTATTGCAGATTTGTTATGAATGTAGTAAGGTAATTCACTTATTTTCAAATAAGACACTCCTAAATTAACATGTAAAAAATCTTTTACTAAATTACAAGGAACACAAAAAACATCTGTATTTTGAATTACTTTTTTTAAATCATCTGTCGTAGTATAAGTTTTGCATGCAATTTCTAATTCATGAACGTAACTTACTATAGGACCGTTATAATTTGATTTAACTATTTCTAAAATACCACCATTGGTTATCGTATTAGAAACTATACAATGATATTGATTCAAAAATAAGGAATCTTCCAAAATAGATTTCATTTTAAAAAACCTATTCCTTAATAAATTCCCCTTACTTTTTTTTTCATTCAAACAAAAAGTTGGTGCTAAATCTTTAAACTCACTCTCTAACTCCCCACCTTTTAATAGTATAAAGTTCACCTCATAATTCCCAAACGAAAGTATTAATTTAACCAAATTTAATAACAAAATTGGAGCACCTGTCCTAGTGGCATCATGCGATATGAATAGGATTTTTTTCAACTAGATAAATTTTAATTTTAATTTATAATATTTAACTAATAAAAAGGTTTTGTAAAATTGCAATTTATTGTTCTCTTTTTTGTATAATGTTGTTAAAACATGATACGTATTCAACATTTTTTTTAAAATAATTTTTTGATATTTTTTTTCTACTAAAAATTCTTTAGAAATTATTTTGGTAAACGAAACATGCTGTATATAAGCTTTAATTAAACTTTTATCATCTTTATGAAAACTCCCGTGAATACCTCCTTTATGAATTCTATAAACTCCCATAAGGTCCTTTAAAACACGCCCCTTTTCATTTGAATTATTCATAACCAAAAGAATTAATGCTAAATCCCCAAAAGGAACTTTATAAAACCAACGTGGAATAGTGTTGACACACTCCTTTTTTAAAACAATTGAACAAGTAGCCGTCTTATTGCTTAAAATATAGTTCTCTAAAGTATAATCTAAATCATAATTAACATTAGG is from Flavobacterium sp. NG2 and encodes:
- a CDS encoding glycosyltransferase family 4 protein; this encodes MKKILFISHDATRTGAPILLLNLVKLILSFGNYEVNFILLKGGELESEFKDLAPTFCLNEKKSKGNLLRNRFFKMKSILEDSLFLNQYHCIVSNTITNGGILEIVKSNYNGPIVSYVHELEIACKTYTTTDDLKKVIQNTDVFCVPCNLVKDFLHVNLGVSYLKISELPYYIHNKSAIVSGTNLHHDQFIIGGCGTIDWRKGPDLFVQVATQLFLLRPDISIVFKWKGAYKGIELERLQYQLEKANLGGKVFFEFTSDNMATFYDVIDLLLLTSREDPYPLVVLEAASYAKPSICFDEVCGSKDFINKSDGGIVVPFLDIQAIVSSILKFYDDESYRKQKGENAKHFLLDTHSNKQYVYNEFETLIKNLNLN